Below is a window of Picosynechococcus sp. PCC 7002 DNA.
TGGTAGGCTAACTGGAGATTTTGAAATTGCGCTTCGCTACTGACGAATTGTTCGTAAAATTCGGGAAATGAACGGTTGAAACGTTTCAGTAGATCTAAATTAGAAGATTTGAGGGTGGCGGCCATAGTTAATGGGGGGCAGTGGGGCTAAAGATACTCAACGATAAAGACGATGATGCGTTTGTGATCTCCGAATAACCCTTATTTTCTACAGTGTACTCCAGGAATTTTGCTCTTTCTGCTCCCTAGTGCCCCGGCAGCCCACAGTCAGCCTTCGCAAAAGATCTTGTAAGATTATCAAGAATATTTATTTGTCATGTCCTGCGACTTCATCCGAGGCGATCGCCCCCATAAAATGAGCATGGGTTTCCTAAAACGACTATTTAATCCCACCGTTGATGTTCCAAATGTCCAGATCAGTGATTCACAACTTGAGTCTGCTGGCCAACCGCGTATTTTCTTTAGCCTAGATCGCGACCTAGATCTCTACGAACTAGAAGAACTCTGTGATCAAGTCGGTTGGGCCAGACGCCCGATTCGTAAAGTCCGCAAAGCGATCCAACATAGCTTTCTGGTGGTCACCGTCTGGGAAGTGCGCAATAGTAAACGGCGGCGTCTCATTGGGTTTGCCCGGGCCACCTCTGACTGTGCCTTCAATGCGACGGTGTGGGATGTGGTGATTCATCCCCAGTTCCAGAGCCAGGGTTTAGGTAAAGGCCTGATGCAGTTCATTATCAAAAAACTGCGAGAGTCAGATATTAGCAATATTACGCTTTTTGCTGATCCCCAGGTGGTGGAGTTTTATCGGCGGTTGGGTTTTATCCTTGATCCAGAAGGGATTAAAGGGATGTTTTGGTATCCAAGCTAAAAATGATTTCGCAAACCGCCTGCAGCTAAGTTATACTAGCTAAGGTATTTCACCGGGATGTAGCGCAGCTTGGTAGCGCGCCTGCTTTGGGAGCAGGATGCCGCAGGTTCAAATCCTGTCATCCCGATTTTTTAAGTTTTAAAACTTTCTGGTGGCGATCGCCGCCATTAATTTGACCATCCCAGGTCAGCCAAGACACTTCAATCAAAAGCCTAGATCGCCCCAGAATAATTGAATTTTTTGTGTTAGAGTCGAAGTCGTTGGCCAGCCTATGCCGATACTTTTCTATCTGCAATGGAACTTGAGTATAAACATTTACGAAATGGAACTCCAATTTACGGAGTCACGTCTCTAGAATACATTGATAAACTGCAACATCCGTCATCCATGGGAGACCCCAGTTCATCTAGATCATGGCGTAGACTGCCGCTTTTTTAATGGGGATTTCTAAGACGTAAACCAAAGTATTTTGACGGCTTATTTTTTTAGGATTAATTTTTCTAATCTTGCAGTTATTTTGTTTGAGGTTTTATTTATGAAAAGTCTGGTTCGTTTGGGTCAAAAAGCCCTACTGATGGGCACGGTAATCGCCGGAACAATCTTAGGTGTTAATGGCAGTGTGTTGGCGCTCCCTGAGGCAGCCGTCGTCGAAAAGCTCCGGCCAATTCCGATGTATATGCTGATCAACGACGAAGGGCAGCCCATTTTTGCGACAGTCACCGACCAGAATGGTGGCGAGTCGGGGGTTACGGGCGTTTTTGTGAGTCTTTCGGATGCTGAAAACCTCGTGGCGGCCCGCCAAACAGAATCGAAAAGACTCCTCGATGCGGAACGGGCAAAACCCAATGCCGATCCCCAAATTGTCGCTGAACTAGAAGCTCAAGCGGCCCTGTGGCAAGAGGCTAATGTTCTTCCCATCGGTTTAGATAAGATCTACCAGTTTGCCCAAAGCGATGAAGCAGAAGATTTGACCTTTAAGTTTTTGCCGACCATGGCGCAGTTAAATGCGGCGGCCCAAGTGACGCAACAGGAAAACTTCCCCGGTGTGCCTTTATTTTTCCTCTCGATTCAGGAAAAGGATGCCAACGGACAAGATATTGTTTCTTTCCCAACTCTGGCAGGGGATGACAACAATGGCAACGGTGAGATCCCTGTTTTCTTTGAAGTGCAGCCGATTCTTGAGCAATTAGATGCTTTCCCGGAAGATGAAGAGCTGAGTATTAATGTAATGCCCCTTGAGGTATTTATCGCAAAACTGCTCGATGAGGATCTACCCGCAGAGGAGCAGGAATTTTTGGAGTCGATGACCCTAATTCCCTCGACGGAATCGGCCCAGTTGATCCAAGCTGTCATTGAGCAGCAACGGCAACAACAATAGGGTATTGGGAACGGTTGATTCTTGAGTGAGATTATTGCGGCTCAGGATTTAGTACGGTGGCGACAGTGGGCCAAAACCCAGGCGATCGCCACCGATATTTCTGTTGAGGAAGTGGATTGGTTTCTCCAGGGGCTGACCACTGTGGATCGGTTGAGTTTGTGGCTGGGGATTCGGGAAGCTGTGCAGAGTCAGGTGTCTTTGGTTGAACTTTCACGACTCTGGGAACGGCGCTGCCAAGAGAAAATCCCGGTGCAATATCTCGTCGGGAAAACGCCCTGGCGCAATTTTGAGCTAGTTGTTTCTCCTGCGGTCTTGATCCCTCGACCCGAAACGGAATATTTAATTGATCTGGCCCAGGCGAGTCATCGTGATTTACACGCAGGTCATTGGATCGATCTAGGAACGGGCAGTGGGGCGATCGCCTTGGGTTTGGCCGACAGTTTTCCCAACGGAAAGATTCATGCCGTTGATCAGAGTGCCGCCGCCCTTGAGGTCGCCCGAAAAAATGCGATCGCCTACGGATCACAAGATCGAATTCAGTTTTACCATGGCAATTGGTGGGAACCGCTGCAACACCTACGGGGACAGGTGACGGGTATGGTCTCGAATCCCCCCTATATTCCCGCTGCCCTGCTGCCGGATTTACAACCAGAGGTTTATCGCCATGAACCCCATAGCGCCCTTGATGGGGGCATGGATGGGTTAGCGGACCTACGAATTTTGGTAAATGAAGCGCCGGACTATCTTATTTCTGGTGGCATTTGGCTCGTTGAACTGATGCGTGGCCAGGGGGAAACGGTGGCGCAATTACTCGCAGACAATGGTCATTACACTCAAATTCAGATCATTCATGACTTTGCTGGGGGCGATCGCTACGTATCTGCTCAGCGCAAGTAAATATTAGTTTCATCGTGATCAGAGTCACGATAGCTTGCTTTAGGAAAACTTAATTTTAATTTGGGCTAGATATTTACTCTAGGACGGGAATACTCATTTTAGATAAGATAATAATAGTCGGTACTATGGGTTGCATCAGGATTAGGTGCGCGCTATGAAGTTTTTTCTCTTCCAAGCATGGTTAAGAATACGGCGACGGAGACTTAACTCTCAGATTAATGAGGATGGCTTTGTTTTGCCATTAGTGTTTGGGATCGGACTATTCATGCTTATTGTTGGGGCAACAATGATTTTCCGAAGTCAGGATGATCAAACTACGGCGATCGCCCAGCGTGAAACATCTTCTGGTTTAGCGGCAGCAGAAACGGGGATTAACCGGGTCTATAATTTTCTCACTGCAAACCGTGTTTTTTCCCAATATCCATCAGATGATAGCCTCACTTCCTACAGTTGGCAGAATGGTCAAACTTGGGAAACATTAGTTCTTAATGCCAGTACCAATCCAGTGATTGTTGATCAGTGTCTAACAGAAACTGCTATTGATGAGTCTATTGATGAACTAGAACGATATATTGACGATGTATGGGTAAATGTCGATGAAAATCGACCAGAAGAAGGGCAATTTCAAGTAGTTAGTTATGAATATGTTGGTGTCTCCAAAGATGAAGAATCAGATATTGATGCAGGCATTCTTATTGGGCGCGGTCTTCTCCAAGTGAAGGGACGAGTAAATACCGACAGTGAAGATGATACTGGTGATAATGAACTAGGCACTGCAGTCAGTTCTGTTTATGTAGAAATTCCAATTCTCAAAAACCAGCCTTCTATTCAAGGTGTTCCTGGACTCTGGACTTTTTCTCCTTATCTAGCCGGAAATCAAAAAGTAGAAGGAGATATTATGATTAGCGGCATTACTGGCTCAGGCTGTGACATTTTTGCCGATGGAGTCATCGAAGACTTAGAAGATGCCATCGTTGGTCCGGGAGAAGTGATTCCTGCCCCAGGTCTTCCCTTTCCAAGTGTGCCTCCTCTTCCGGCTCTAGCAGATCGTAATGAGCTTGCCGCTATCAATGGTAATGGCCTTGATTTGACGTTCCCTCGCTCAGGAGATAAACATATTCTGCGAACTATCAATGGCGTTCCGACTGAAGTTTATCACTACAATATCGGTACTGCCCCTGATGGCTCAAAAAGTCCTGTGAGTATTAATCTAGGGGGCAACGGACGCATTACGGTGCGGACGGGAACAAAAACAGTTTCAGGACAAACCCGTCAGCAAATGGTTATTTTTCATGCAAATGGGAGTGTCAATATTGGCGGGAGTGCTTCCATCCGCCACTTAGAAATGAATACTGTCAATGCAGCCCA
It encodes the following:
- the prmC gene encoding peptide chain release factor N(5)-glutamine methyltransferase; amino-acid sequence: MSEIIAAQDLVRWRQWAKTQAIATDISVEEVDWFLQGLTTVDRLSLWLGIREAVQSQVSLVELSRLWERRCQEKIPVQYLVGKTPWRNFELVVSPAVLIPRPETEYLIDLAQASHRDLHAGHWIDLGTGSGAIALGLADSFPNGKIHAVDQSAAALEVARKNAIAYGSQDRIQFYHGNWWEPLQHLRGQVTGMVSNPPYIPAALLPDLQPEVYRHEPHSALDGGMDGLADLRILVNEAPDYLISGGIWLVELMRGQGETVAQLLADNGHYTQIQIIHDFAGGDRYVSAQRK
- a CDS encoding Tic22 family protein; translated protein: MKSLVRLGQKALLMGTVIAGTILGVNGSVLALPEAAVVEKLRPIPMYMLINDEGQPIFATVTDQNGGESGVTGVFVSLSDAENLVAARQTESKRLLDAERAKPNADPQIVAELEAQAALWQEANVLPIGLDKIYQFAQSDEAEDLTFKFLPTMAQLNAAAQVTQQENFPGVPLFFLSIQEKDANGQDIVSFPTLAGDDNNGNGEIPVFFEVQPILEQLDAFPEDEELSINVMPLEVFIAKLLDEDLPAEEQEFLESMTLIPSTESAQLIQAVIEQQRQQQ
- a CDS encoding GNAT family N-acetyltransferase; protein product: MGFLKRLFNPTVDVPNVQISDSQLESAGQPRIFFSLDRDLDLYELEELCDQVGWARRPIRKVRKAIQHSFLVVTVWEVRNSKRRRLIGFARATSDCAFNATVWDVVIHPQFQSQGLGKGLMQFIIKKLRESDISNITLFADPQVVEFYRRLGFILDPEGIKGMFWYPS